Sequence from the Miscanthus floridulus cultivar M001 chromosome 16, ASM1932011v1, whole genome shotgun sequence genome:
GGAACAATTCCATGCTTAAAAACAGAAGGGTTCTTGTGTTAAGCATGCTCTTAATCATTTTATTACAGGTGAATACAAGCATGGAACAATTCCAGGAGGTTCTAAAATACTGCTAGGTGAATTTTACAATGTAAACAACAGCCAACCATGATCTTCACAGACTCTTGACAAGATAAACAACACAAACCAAATTGACAACTTAATAAGCTGAGACCAAAGAACTCATTTCATGTCCAATGCAACCCTCCTGCCGTTCCATTCCAGAACAACAATGTGCGTAGCTGACTATCAGCTGTGCAGAGTAACCATTGATCTAAGACAGAGTAACTAATGACTTGAAGTGATACCGAATTCACCCCATCCCTGGGAGCATCTGAAGGGGGTCGATCATTTGGATGACtgtctgctgctgctgttgctgctgctgtagcGTAATCTGGCCGTCCGGCGAAGGGAGTGCAAGTGATCCGACAGGGATGGCCGGCGCCGGCTGGGGCACCTTGGACTCAATAAGCCGCCACATGTACCAAGCCCCAACCGAGCGGTAGGGACGCCACCGCTCGCACAGCTTGTCCATCTGCGAGGGGCGAGGCACGTCTTCGAGGGCGTAGAGCATCTGCACGCCCTTGCGCACGCCGAGGTCCGCGGAAGGGAGTACGTCGGGGCGCGCGAGGGAGAAGATCATGAACATGTGGACGCTCCAGGCGCCGATGCCCTTGACCATGGTGAGCATGGCGGCGAGGGATCGGTCGTCCATGTTGACGATGGCGGAGTCGGAGAGGATCCCGTCGGCATACTTGCGGGCGAGGTCGTGGAGGTAGGACGCCTTGCGTGGGGAGACCCCGATCTGGCGCAGCTGGTGCGGGGTGAGCGCGAGGACGGCGTCGGGGGCCACGCCGGCCTCGCCGCCGAGGAGCGAGAGGAACCGAGAGTAGACGGAAGCGGCGGCCTTGAAGGCGAGCTGCTGGTACAGGATGGATCGGACGAGGGAGTGGAACGGGCGGTGCGGGCACTGGAACACGGGGGGCTCGTGCGCGTCGATGACGGCGGCGAGGGCGGGGTCCGCGGCGCGCAGGTGGCTGATGGCCACGCCCACCTCGCCGACCGCGGACAGGGGCCGGCCCGGCCGGCCCGGGATCGAGAACGTCAGGCGGGGCTTCTTGGCCGGGTTGGGGTCTGGCGATGGGTTCGCCTCCTTCTTGGGGCGCGAGGCCGCGGCTCTGGTGGTgcgggaggtggaggcgacaGAGGCAGATGCGgaggccggggccggggccggcgACGCGGCGGAGGCGGGAGGCGACGGGGGCGGGGAGAGAGGCTGGGGCTTGGGCTGGGAGAGGGATTGCTCGCCCATGGATGGAGGACGGGGAGAGGGGAGGTTGGCGTCTTGACTTTCGCCCGATTCGGGGTGGGATTGGGGGTGTTTGTGGTATTTCGGAGCTTGGCGAACTAGTAGTGACACCGGACTGCCGGGACGAGTGACAGTTTTTGTTTAAAAAACAAGAAAATGAATTAAACTATTACTATTtttaaaatatagaaaaaaaattatgccagttTTATAAAAATTTATAATATAAAAATAAGCTCATACAGTATAGACCACTCAAACCCTTTATATATATAGCAATATAAATCGCCTTCCCATGGATGATTTCTCGAGGGTGAGAAGACAAACCTAATCATCATTACAGACACAACTGGAGACTTCCCTGCCCAACTAAGGCGACACCCGGATTTCTCGCCCTTTGACCCTCTATTAGTACTTTTATTAAAGGCTGGTGAATATAAAAATCATCTAGGGTGATAAGTTGTAACAACTATAACTATATGGTTCACCTTCTTGTGTTTCTAAAGAGCGacttttaaataatatttttctaaacgctaaacggtaaacaatcGGTCACCTgccatttagccattattcgaGCAAAACAGTTCATTAAACGAACCAAAGGGCTAATTAAACGGGTTAAACGGAAACAACGTACCACTGTGAAGCGTTTATActgtgtttaaacgggctaaatagCTGTTTAGGTGAACAGTACTTTTAAAACACCAGGAGCCTAATTTATTGCCCTTTTCAATGGGCAAAAGGAGCTAATagtttgtatttttttttaaaaaatggcaTATAGTTTTGTTATATTGTTATAAATAATAAACTATCGAGGTAGGCGAAAGGAGGTGTAGGCATGCATGCGTTTTGGTACACCGCACGTGCCCTCATGGTAAAATTCATCGAGTTCTCACTCCTAGCTAAGAGTTGAGTGTATAACGTCTAGCATAAAAAATTGGACCTGTGAGGGTATGATCATCCTCAggcattgtattaagaagaagatctttTCACGTAGGcccagaaaacccccgaacccctgccccacccttaCACAGCGGCACTGTCGCCCTGTGAGAACGGGCCggtccttagacctgtgctttggcgtgggacagacgagggaatttttttaaccctagcctgaaattcgctcccatggAGAGttgaacccaggacctgaggagtgccgccgggACGCTCTAACCAGTTGGACTAGAGTAGATAAAATAGACAGGAATGGATGGAAATATCTTCTTCCATTTCTAATACCATAATTTCTCGTAGAAAATAAGACCGAAAGCGGGACAAAAAGTAACATAAGCAGTAGCAAAAAGATATGAGTACACGCAAACAAATAGATATGATTGGATTTGCTACTAAATAGGCGGTAACAAGGAGTATACTTAAGTCGAGATCATGCTAATGATGCTCCGGTTTCCCTAAAAAAAAAAGGCCGAGAGCATGCTCACACGTTCATGCCAATAGCTCACGGCAAAAGTAGCGAGGCCAGGAATACTACACCTAACAATAGACCAGCATTGCTGCTAGGTTGCATGCTGGTGATGTCGTCGTTTGCCCTTGCGTGTAGCAAGGATGCCGTATGTTAGTCGTACCTTCATGTTGCCAGCCAACATGACACACCCATGAAACTTAAGCATCAAGGCAGGAGAAACTTATAGCTACCACCGCCGAGCACTAGCATAGCAACAAATAATTCCACATATCATGAGCTCGTATCAGAAATAATTCAATGTGTATATGAACGAGCGACAAATAAAAGTGCACAAACAAATAGGCCACATTTGGTACACCTTCACACTATTCTAGCTCATTGATATGATACATTGAGGAGCCAGAGCACCACTATTCTAGCTCATTGATATGATACATTGAGGAGCCACAGCACCTGCTCCTATGAAGAGAGATAAAAACAACTTCTTATACAATGCAAAAGAAGATAAAACTAAAGCCATCTAAGAGTACGTTTTGTGGGGATCCAGGTTCTGCTAAAAATGTTTCAGATCTAGATTCTCTCTATAAAAGTTTTTCTGCTAAATCATAATCACTTCATAAAACCATTTAGCTAGCTCACCTAATTCtggaaactaaaactaaaattaGGAGAAACCAGATTTTGGATGTTTCTCTAGGCTAGTAAAAAATAAGAATCAGTTCCAAGTGATCCCTCCTAGACATTTCTCTCTTTGTGGCGTTCGCAGTGATTCTACTGAGAATCGAAAACATTTATTATTGCCAGATGGACCCTAAAGCTTTCACCAAATGGGTCCGAAGAAGTACCATAGCCGATGGACAAACAATGTTCAAGTCAACACAACCGTACACAAAGTTGAACTAGTAGAAGCACCACAAATAGTCCACAGACAAAGTCTAGCGGTCCACAAAATAACATAGTCACATAATCACACAAGTTTGAAATTCACCAAATACCTTGACATGGACATATTACAAGATTCTTTTTCATAGCTCACCATATTCATTCATCGCAATAAAATCACATTCCACTTCTTCCTACATTTTCAACACCTGTGTTTTTTTCACAACTCACCATAATCGTTCATCATAACGGGATCACTTTCCTTCATTTTTCGACACCTTTTCCTCCTACAATATATGAAAATTA
This genomic interval carries:
- the LOC136513080 gene encoding uncharacterized protein, encoding MGEQSLSQPKPQPLSPPPSPPASAASPAPAPASASASVASTSRTTRAAASRPKKEANPSPDPNPAKKPRLTFSIPGRPGRPLSAVGEVGVAISHLRAADPALAAVIDAHEPPVFQCPHRPFHSLVRSILYQQLAFKAAASVYSRFLSLLGGEAGVAPDAVLALTPHQLRQIGVSPRKASYLHDLARKYADGILSDSAIVNMDDRSLAAMLTMVKGIGAWSVHMFMIFSLARPDVLPSADLGVRKGVQMLYALEDVPRPSQMDKLCERWRPYRSVGAWYMWRLIESKVPQPAPAIPVGSLALPSPDGQITLQQQQQQQQTVIQMIDPLQMLPGMG